In the genome of Calothrix sp. PCC 6303, the window TTGCAATAAGACATCAGAACTAATTATCTGATTCAGTGGCACCGTCCGGAAACTATTACCCAAGCTAAAAACAAGCGTTGCACACTCATCAGTCCAAGGTGGCAAAGATTCCAGACGCAGAAAGCGTAAACTAGTGCCAATAGCTAACCACAGCAGTATCAAGAGTAAGTGAGAGCGATTATTCATTAAGTAATACCGAGTTGCAATCAATTCTATGGAATTGGTCAGCCTTTACCAGGCTGACATCAAGTTGCCAGAAATGCAACACCAAAAATCAGTTATCAGCGACGTACTAAACCTGAAAGTAATAAAGAAGCGATCGCATTTAAGTCTCATTCCCGAATATAAGCAGACTCACTACACACAATATTAGGAATTTCCAGAAAATAAAATATCCTATGGTTTGGCATTTTGTCAGAAAAGATTGGGATGCTTGTTCCACAATAAATCAATAGGGTAAACAATCGTAATTTATTTGCATCCAAACCACCTGCGAATATAATGTGCAAATTGTTCAACTTTTGGGAAGTATTGCATGAAGAAGTTAACGTTAGTTATTTTCTACCTGTTTACCATCACAGCTTGTAATAACCCTGCGAAAACAGAATCCAATAGCAGTAAACTAACCCAAAATCCAATTGCAACTTCTAATCAACCGCAAAAATCTCCATCACCCAAGCCGCAAAACCTCACATTTACCCCTCCCCCAAAATTTCAAGGAAAAACTCTCCACCAAGCAGAAATTCCCAATCAAGAGAAAGTTATCGCTTTAACATTTGATGATGGTCCCTGGCAAGAAACAACCACTCAAATGTTAGATATACTGAAAAAAAATGATATTAAAGCAACTTTCTTCTGGGTGGGAACAGCAATCAAAGAAAATCCAGAAATTGCGAAAAAAGTCGTAGCTGATGGACACGCCATTGGAAATCATACCTGGCACCACTGGTATAAACAAATGGACGCAGCCACAGCCAAAAGTGAAATTGAACATACCGCAGATTTGATTTATCAAACTACGGGAGTCAAAACAACTTTATTTCGTCCACCTGGTGGATACTTAAATAACGGTTTAGCAGGTTACGCCAAAAGTCAAAAGTATGCAGTTGTTATGTGGTCACAAACTTCAGCAGATACAGATCCCAAAGCTAAATATCAAGTATTTGTCAAGAATGTTATCAGAGATGCAAAACCTGGAGGAATCGTGCTGATGCATGATGGTGGTGGAGACAGACGCAGAACCGTCCAAGCTTTGCCGGGAATTATTCAAGGATTGAAAGCAAAGGGTTATCGGTTTGTCACGGTTCCAGAACTATTAGCAATGGAAAAATAGGGTTGAATGTTTGGGAGGATAAGTAGGTGGGTGTTGAAAATTGTCTTTACGACAAGGTAGTAGGTGTTACCCTGAGCTTGTCGTACCTTACCTGCGGTACGCTCCGCTCCGGCTCCGCACTGAGCAAGGCTCAGAAAAATCGGTAGCCGTAGGGGAGTAGGGGTAAGCGTAAACATTTGGGGTGGCTGTGCCTCCTGTTAGGGTTTGTAAGAAGACTTTGAAGATAATTTACATTACGTCACATAGCGGAAACTTTTTTGGGGCTTCCGCCTCCAAAAATAGTTTCCAAAAAGTTGTGTTTATTCCCACCTACCTACTTAGCATCTACACAATTAGTATTTAAGACTGACTCAAAGTTGTTAGAGTACGAATGAATATAGCGCTTTACTGATTATGCGATCGCATCAGGGTCAATACCCAATTCCCGTAGTTTGTTATCCCCAAACGTAACCAAATTATAGCGAGAAAGCAAATCTACCGAACTGTTGCAGTAGCAAAATGGCAATTAGGAGCTAACTTCTCACTCCTTGGCAAACTTCCGCTTCTAACCAAAGTTGCTGGATAATAGACTCAGTGCGATCGCATAATGTCGAAACAAGCACACCTGTGGTGTCTTCATCACCCGATGACACCCAAGAACCTGTTAATGTCACTTCCAAATACTCAGCATCACAGCGGCAAATAGTAATACTTTCACTGTTGCTAAATCTGATTTCCATTTTCAGCTTTTCAACTCCTGGCAAATCAGTAGGAAGTAAAAAAGATGCAGTTTTAGGTTCCACACAAAAACTTTCACCAATTCTTAACGCTAAAGTGACTCGTGATTGTACCCAGTCCTCAATCGACTGATTTATACATTCAATTGAAAAACCGTCTTCTGTGTAAGTTAATTTCAGCATTATCTCTCATGCTCTCCTGCTATTCCACAGTTACTGATGCTTCCATCCAATTCTTTGAAAAATACGACTTTTGAATTTAGGTAAAAATTAATTAGTGAAGAATTACCCCAATACAATTTAATTTGGTTACAGATTGATTTTTCAATTAAAAACCCCACTTCTCCTATTTGCGGTGAAGTGGGGTTGAAAGTTGACTGTTAATGTCTCTTATCCCGGTATTGGTACAGCATCTCGTTCCCTGTACTTCCCACTTCTTTGACTGTATTTTGATGCCGGATTTACCCAGCTAATTCTGCCATACCCATGA includes:
- a CDS encoding polysaccharide deacetylase family protein; translated protein: MKKLTLVIFYLFTITACNNPAKTESNSSKLTQNPIATSNQPQKSPSPKPQNLTFTPPPKFQGKTLHQAEIPNQEKVIALTFDDGPWQETTTQMLDILKKNDIKATFFWVGTAIKENPEIAKKVVADGHAIGNHTWHHWYKQMDAATAKSEIEHTADLIYQTTGVKTTLFRPPGGYLNNGLAGYAKSQKYAVVMWSQTSADTDPKAKYQVFVKNVIRDAKPGGIVLMHDGGGDRRRTVQALPGIIQGLKAKGYRFVTVPELLAMEK
- a CDS encoding alr0857 family protein, which produces MLKLTYTEDGFSIECINQSIEDWVQSRVTLALRIGESFCVEPKTASFLLPTDLPGVEKLKMEIRFSNSESITICRCDAEYLEVTLTGSWVSSGDEDTTGVLVSTLCDRTESIIQQLWLEAEVCQGVRS